One Sodalinema gerasimenkoae IPPAS B-353 DNA segment encodes these proteins:
- a CDS encoding BON domain-containing protein, producing the protein MKKITPFLLGITVLFGAGACQELEQTSSDAPSSLDGTSDDPAQVQDTQDDSTSDTRRAQLDSDIRAREERTDAFGDPEDRSDGDLASEVRSKLEANITQGQLGVKAEDGVVTVVGTVPNEADHDSIETLAREIRGVKDVEVDVRIVEPEEPDEDSDDQ; encoded by the coding sequence ATGAAAAAGATTACTCCCTTTTTACTCGGAATCACTGTTTTATTCGGTGCTGGTGCTTGTCAGGAGTTAGAACAAACTTCTTCTGATGCTCCGAGCAGTCTGGACGGAACCAGCGATGACCCGGCTCAAGTTCAAGATACTCAGGACGATTCTACAAGTGATACGCGTCGTGCTCAACTCGATAGTGACATCCGGGCGCGGGAAGAACGAACGGATGCGTTTGGCGACCCCGAAGACCGCTCAGATGGTGACCTCGCCAGTGAGGTCAGAAGTAAGTTGGAGGCGAATATTACCCAAGGTCAGTTGGGGGTTAAGGCTGAAGATGGTGTGGTGACTGTGGTGGGAACGGTTCCTAACGAAGCAGACCATGATTCGATCGAGACGTTAGCCCGGGAAATTCGCGGGGTAAAAGATGTGGAAGTAGACGTGCGAATTGTTGAACCGGAGGAACCGGATGAGGATTCGGACGATCAATAG